The Actinomycetota bacterium DNA window CCTCTTCGGGCGCGACGTGACCCACATGCCCGCCCACAGGCGGGCGCGCATGGGCCTGTCGCGCACCTTTCAGGTGACCAACCTCTTCGGCGGGTTGTCGGTGCTCGACAACGTCCGGCTTGCCGTGCAGGCCCGGGAGTCGAGCCGGTGGCGGTTTCTCGCCCCCATCCGGCAGGGCGACCAGGTCGGTGTCGCCGCCCGGCGGGCGCTGGAGCGGGCCGGGATCGGGTCCCGGGCCGGGGACCGCGTGGCCGATCTCTCCCACGGCGAGCAGCGCCAGCTCGAGGTCGCCCTGGCACTGGCGACCGAGCCCCGCATCCTGCTGCTTGACGAGCCCGCCGCAGGTCTGTCGGCGGGCGAGCGGGCGAGATTCCGTGAGCTGCTTGAGTCGCTCCCCAGGACGCTTCCGCTGCTGCTGATCGAGCACGACATGAGCCTGGCCCTGAGCCTTGCCGACGAGGTGCTCTGCCTGCACAACGGGCGCCCGATCGCTCTCGGTCCACCGGGCGAGGTCCGCAACGACGCAACCGTCCAAGCGGTGTACCTGGGACGGGCGGTCGATGCTTGAGGTCCTGAACGTATCCGCCGGGTACGCCACCGGCACGGTGCTGAGGGGCGTGAGCCTGACGGTCGCCGAGGGCGAACTCCTCGCCCTGCTGGGTCGCAACGGGATGGGCAAGACGACCCTGCTGCGGGCAATCGCCGGCCTCAGGCCGCCGGTGCTGACCCGCGGTTCCATCCGGGTCGCCGGGGAGGACGTCTCGACGCTCCCGAGCTACCAGGTGGCACGTCGGGGCGTGAGCCTGGTGCCCCAGGGCCGTCGGGTCTTCGGAAGCTTGACCGTCGAGGAGAACCTGCGCATCGTGGCTCGCCCGAACCGGGGCTGGGACCTGGCGCGCGTCTACGACCTCTTTCCGCGGCTGGTGGAGCGCCGAAGCCAGGCCAGCTCGACGCTTTCGGGCGGTGAGCAGCAGATGCTCGCCATCGGGCGTTCCCTCATGACCGATCCGAGACTGCTGCTGATGGACGAGCCGTCGGAGGGCCTCGCGCCGGCCGTGCTCGACCTGATCCTGGACCGCCTGCTCCAGATCAAGCTGCAGGGCCAGGCCGTCATGCTGGCCGAGCAGAACGTCGACCTCGCCCTCGAGGTGGCCGACCGGGTCTGCATCCTCGGTGAGGCAGGCGCGATTGGGTGGTCGGGGCCACCGGCGACCCTCCGCGACAACCCGGCCATCCTGCGGGAGCTCGTGGGGCTGTGAGAAGGGAGCAAGCATGGCCGAACGACCTACACCACGCCGCGGGCACTACCTGATCCAGGGGGGCTCGGTCGTCTCGGTGGACCCGGACGTCGGAACCCTCCGCCGCGCCGACGTCCACGTGCAGGACGGCCGGATCGTCGGCGTCGGCGCGGGGCTCCACGCACCTGGGGCGGAGGTCCTCGACGCCTCGCGGATGATCGTCATGCCGGGTCTCGTCGACAGCCACTTCCACATGTGGAGCACGGTGGGCCGGAACTTCGTCTCGGAGGGCTTCGAGTACTTCCCCGCCAAATGGGCCACCTCCGCTGTCTACCAGCCCGAGGACTTCTACCGCAGCGTGACCCTCGGCCTGGTCGAGTGCGTGGCGGCCGGCATCACCACCGTCCACAACTGGTCCCACAACACCCGCTCCCCGGCCCATGCCGATGCGGAGCTGGAGGCGCACCGTGACGGCCTGGTGCGGGCGCGGTACTCCTATGGGCACCGTGACCTGCTGCCCGAGGACGAGGCCCTCGACTTCACCGACATCGACCGGGTCCGCGGCCAGTGGTTCGGCGACGGGTCACCATTCGGTGGGCTGGTGCACCTCGGGGTCAACCTGCGCGGCCCGGACCTCGGCGACCTGGCGGTCTTCGACCAGGAGATGGCGGCGGCGA harbors:
- a CDS encoding ABC transporter ATP-binding protein; amino-acid sequence: MSLTVAEGELLALLGRNGMGKTTLLRAIAGLRPPVLTRGSIRVAGEDVSTLPSYQVARRGVSLVPQGRRVFGSLTVEENLRIVARPNRGWDLARVYDLFPRLVERRSQASSTLSGGEQQMLAIGRSLMTDPRLLLMDEPSEGLAPAVLDLILDRLLQIKLQGQAVMLAEQNVDLALEVADRVCILGEAGAIGWSGPPATLRDNPAILRELVGL
- a CDS encoding ABC transporter ATP-binding protein, with the protein product MALLDGQAEPVLTLEGVVQRFGGLVAVDGVSLSLGPRQRLAVIGPNGAGKTTLFRLIAGDMAPSEGRISLFGRDVTHMPAHRRARMGLSRTFQVTNLFGGLSVLDNVRLAVQARESSRWRFLAPIRQGDQVGVAARRALERAGIGSRAGDRVADLSHGEQRQLEVALALATEPRILLLDEPAAGLSAGERARFRELLESLPRTLPLLLIEHDMSLALSLADEVLCLHNGRPIALGPPGEVRNDATVQAVYLGRAVDA